The Gemmatimonas sp. genomic interval CGGTGCGCCGCGCCGACGGCCCCCTCCGCTTGGCCTCGAACGAAAATCCGTACGGCATGGCGCCCTCGGCGAAGCAGGCGATCATGGACATGTGGAAGGAGCACGCCTGGTACAACGCCAACGCCATCCCCGCGCTGCGCAAGGTCTTCGCGCAGCAGGTCGGCGTGCCCGAGGACTACGTGCTCGTCACCGCCGGCTCGGGCGATGTGCTCTCCATTGTGGCGCTCGCCTACGCCATGCGCGGCGGTGATGTGCTCACCCCCTGGCCCACCTACGAAGGGCTGCCGCGCTACGCCGAGTCGATGGGGGCGCGCGTGCACAAGGTGGCGCTCGACGGCAACCTCGCGCACGATCTCGAGGCCATGGATCGTCGCCTCGTGCAGGCGGTGGATCTCGTGTTCGTGTGCAACCCCAACAACCCCACCGGCACGCTCACCGATGCCGCCAAGCTGCGCAGCTTCGTGAGCAACGCGTCGCGCAAGTCGGTGGTGCTGGTCGACGAAGCGTATCATGACTTCGTGACCGACCCCGGGTACACCAGCATGATCGATCTCGTGAAGGCCGGCGAGAACGTCATCATCTCCCGCACCGCCTCCAAGATCCACGGCCTCGCGGGGCTGCGGACCGGCTTCGCCATCGCGCGCCCGGACATCATCGCGCGACTGCAGCCGTGCGTCACCAGCTT includes:
- a CDS encoding histidinol-phosphate transaminase, producing the protein MSTPVDRSFSRRQWLKSSGLVAGGAIATQSLSPSLLPALEAPAAPAVVDGQTTWQGFLALEREIEAVRRADGPLRLASNENPYGMAPSAKQAIMDMWKEHAWYNANAIPALRKVFAQQVGVPEDYVLVTAGSGDVLSIVALAYAMRGGDVLTPWPTYEGLPRYAESMGARVHKVALDGNLAHDLEAMDRRLVQAVDLVFVCNPNNPTGTLTDAAKLRSFVSNASRKSVVLVDEAYHDFVTDPGYTSMIDLVKAGENVIISRTASKIHGLAGLRTGFAIARPDIIARLQPCVTSFPGVFGARAAAASMQDTAYQTMCRDRNAEGRTIMHTAIKSLGRRMTTSHTNFVFFDTGMPVEKVQAAMLAKGFMIGRAFPPYNTWARISIGTPAEMKQVAAALPEIVKPATTGQ